A region of Ornithorhynchus anatinus isolate Pmale09 chromosome 5, mOrnAna1.pri.v4, whole genome shotgun sequence DNA encodes the following proteins:
- the NEIL1 gene encoding LOW QUALITY PROTEIN: endonuclease 8-like 1 (The sequence of the model RefSeq protein was modified relative to this genomic sequence to represent the inferred CDS: inserted 2 bases in 1 codon; substituted 1 base at 1 genomic stop codon): protein MPEGPELYLASRYVNEVCRGLVFAGAVEKSSVSRNPEVPFCSDSYHISAVSRGKEVKLTLTPLTGTEPGPVDLVFRFGMSGSFRLVPAEALPRHAHLRFYTAAPCRRALCFVDVRRFGRWEVQGTWQAGRGPCVLQEYEKFRENVLQNLEDKVFNKPICEALLDQRFFNGIGNYLRAEILYRLRIPPFERARTVLEALQQRRLSSELTLSQKXRXQAADPDLLELCHTVPMEVTHLGGKGYGAEEEDDFAAFHTWLRCYSVPGMSSLRDGHGRTIWFYGDPGPLAPKGEETPRGSHQGESRA from the exons ATGCCCGAGGGCCCCGAGCTGTACCTGGCCAGCCGCTATGTGAACGAGGTGTGCCGGGGGCTGGTGTTTGCGGGGGCGGTGGAGAAGTCATCCGTCAGCCGCAACCCCGAGGTGCCGTTCTGCAGCGACTCCTACCACATCTCGGCCGTGTCGCGGGGCAAGGAGGTGAAGCTGACCCTCACGCCGCTGACCGGGACCGAGCCCGGCCCCGTGGACCTGGTGTTCCGGTTCGGCATGTCGGGCTCCTTCCGACTGGTCCCGGCCGAAGCCCTGCCCCGGCACGCGCACCTGCGCTTCTACACGGCAGCCCCCTGCCGCCGCGCCCTCTGCTTCGTGGACGTCCGGCGCTTCGGCCGCTGGGAGGTCCAGGGGACGTGGCAGGCGGGCCGCGGGCCCTGTGTCCTCCAGGAATACGAGAAGTTTAG GGAGAATGTACTCCAGAACCTGGAAGACAAGGTCTTCAACAAGCCCATCTGCGAGGCCCTGCTGGACCAGAGATTCTTCAATGGTATCGGCAACTACCTGCGGGCAGAGATCCTGTACCG GCTGAGGATCCCGCCCTTTGAGAGGGCCCGCACTGTGCTGGAGGCTCTGCAGCAACGCAGGCTG agCTCGGAGCTGACCCTGAGTCAGAAGTGAAG CCAAGCTGCAGACCCTGACCTGCTGGAGCTGTGCCACACGGTGCCCATGGAGGTCACTCACCTGG GGGGCAAGGGCTATGGCGCAGAGGAAGAGGATGACTTCGCCGCCTTCCACACCTGGCTGCGCTGCTACTCCGTGCCCGGCATGAGCTCGCTGCGGGACGGCCACGGCAGAACCATCTGGTTCTAC GGGGATCCTGGGCCCCTGGCCCCCAAAG